One Paenisporosarcina sp. FSL H8-0542 genomic region harbors:
- the sigW gene encoding RNA polymerase sigma factor SigW, whose amino-acid sequence MDALVNKRIKEVLKGDQNAFAEIVELYQDKLYRVCFRMLGNRHEAEDIAQEAFVRAFINIHTFDTNRKFSTWLYRIGTNLCIDRIRKKKPDYYLDAEVSGTEGLNMYSQIAASEELPEDQVMKMEMQDRVQYEISRLPDKYRAVIVLKYMEDLPLQEISDILEMPLGTVKTRIHRGREALRKQLSNM is encoded by the coding sequence ATGGATGCTTTGGTCAACAAACGAATAAAAGAAGTATTAAAAGGCGATCAAAATGCATTCGCGGAGATTGTCGAGCTATACCAAGATAAATTATATCGTGTATGTTTTCGTATGCTTGGAAACAGGCATGAAGCGGAGGATATCGCACAGGAAGCATTTGTTCGTGCCTTTATTAACATCCATACGTTTGATACAAATCGAAAATTTTCAACTTGGTTATACCGAATTGGAACCAATTTGTGTATCGACCGTATAAGAAAGAAGAAACCGGATTATTACTTGGATGCAGAGGTTTCAGGTACAGAAGGTTTGAATATGTACTCGCAAATCGCTGCCTCAGAAGAATTGCCGGAAGATCAGGTAATGAAAATGGAAATGCAAGACCGTGTCCAATATGAAATCAGTCGCTTGCCGGATAAGTACCGCGCAGTGATTGTACTGAAATATATGGAGGATTTGCCGCTCCAGGAAATCAGTGACATTTTGGAAATGCCACTTGGAACTGTGAAAACCCGTATCCACAGAGGGCGCGAAGCGCTCAGAAAGCAATTGAGTAACATGTAG
- a CDS encoding anti-sigma factor, with the protein MNKCPEHIVHYMHEYLDGDISGEHEQELKSHLASCPSCQQHMHELSKVAAFVQSASHISAPNGFVEGVTARLPKETSKVGMKRWFHSHPLLTAAALFMILMSASLFSSYNDDQHFSFTKQPNLVVEGEKVIVPAGEIVKGDLVVKNGDLQIDGEVDGNVTVINGQYMASTANVTGEIEEINQVFDWLWYKIKAGAKDVTSLVDGKEDK; encoded by the coding sequence ATGAACAAATGTCCAGAACATATCGTTCACTATATGCATGAATATTTGGATGGCGACATCAGTGGTGAACATGAGCAGGAGCTCAAATCCCATTTAGCCAGTTGTCCGTCTTGTCAACAGCACATGCATGAGTTAAGCAAAGTCGCTGCGTTCGTTCAGAGCGCTTCACATATTTCAGCACCGAATGGTTTTGTGGAAGGCGTGACGGCACGATTGCCAAAAGAAACATCAAAAGTTGGGATGAAACGCTGGTTCCACAGTCATCCACTACTGACTGCTGCAGCCTTGTTTATGATTCTGATGAGTGCTTCACTCTTCTCCAGTTATAACGATGACCAACATTTCTCGTTTACAAAACAACCAAATCTTGTGGTTGAAGGAGAAAAAGTAATCGTTCCTGCAGGAGAGATTGTCAAAGGGGACTTGGTTGTCAAAAACGGTGACCTTCAAATTGATGGAGAAGTAGATGGGAATGTAACGGTAATCAATGGACAGTATATGGCATCAACAGCCAATGTGACAGGTGAAATAGAAGAAATCAATCAAGTGTTTGATTGGCTTTGGTACAAAATTAAAGCAGGCGCAAAAGACGTCACGTCGCTTGTTGATGGAAAAGAAGATAAATAA
- the cdaA gene encoding diadenylate cyclase CdaA has product MPFIDQFTDLTPVNVLVNILDVLLVWFVIYKIFTLIKGTKAVQLLKGIFVIIIVRVLTQTVGLDTLGWMMQKIIDWGFLAIIIIFQPELRRALEQIGRGKLFARTSLQEAEEQNRLIEAMTKSVSYMAKRRIGALISIERETGLTEYIETGIKMNSETTSELLINIFIPNTPLHDGAVIMQKNKIAAAACYLPLSESPFISKELGTRHRAALGISEVTDAITIIVSEETGAVSLTSNGDLHRNLSIEEFETRLRKVWFGPEPEMVSTSKWTWRGKKNG; this is encoded by the coding sequence ATGCCGTTTATTGACCAATTCACCGATTTGACGCCGGTAAACGTGCTCGTTAATATACTTGATGTGTTACTCGTGTGGTTTGTCATTTATAAGATCTTCACTTTGATAAAAGGAACGAAAGCGGTCCAATTATTAAAAGGAATCTTTGTAATCATCATTGTCCGGGTGCTAACGCAAACAGTTGGATTGGATACACTTGGTTGGATGATGCAAAAAATCATTGACTGGGGCTTTCTTGCCATTATTATTATTTTCCAACCGGAGCTAAGACGTGCACTCGAACAGATAGGTCGAGGTAAATTATTCGCCCGCACGAGCCTTCAAGAAGCAGAAGAGCAAAATCGATTAATTGAAGCCATGACGAAATCTGTAAGCTATATGGCAAAACGCCGAATTGGTGCGTTGATTTCGATTGAACGCGAGACAGGGTTAACGGAGTACATTGAAACGGGTATTAAAATGAACTCTGAAACTACATCGGAATTATTGATTAATATTTTCATACCGAATACGCCACTTCATGATGGAGCGGTTATTATGCAAAAAAATAAAATAGCGGCTGCTGCCTGTTATTTGCCGTTATCTGAAAGTCCATTCATTTCGAAAGAGCTTGGTACACGTCATCGTGCGGCACTGGGTATAAGCGAAGTGACGGATGCCATTACCATTATTGTATCTGAGGAAACGGGAGCGGTTAGTTTAACGTCTAACGGAGACCTTCACAGAAATCTATCCATTGAAGAATTTGAAACACGCTTGCGTAAAGTGTGGTTTGGACCTGAACCTGAAATGGTTAGCACTTCTAAATGGACGTGGAGGGGGAAAAAGAATGGATAA
- a CDS encoding CdaR family protein, which yields MDKMMNSPWFLRITALLLAMLLFLTIKSDEESLNASTNGNMTDIIRDVPVEVYYDDENLVVTGVPETVDVTIEGPTSIVQSAKQLQDFTVFVDLRNLNMGQHNVMLQVENVSEKLEVTLDPSYIEVSIEEKITREMRVDAEFNERLLAEDFIVTGMKTNPERVLITGAKSVVESISFVKATVGGEPGLNKTFTQEASVKVLDKDLSKLNVTIEPAQVDVTVNIEEYSKEVPIALRQIGPPKEGVIINDLTPSFEYVRVYGNRAVVDALESIKVDVDVSKLEESKELALKLPVPKGVSRLSESQLEVLVDVTPAPKEESVEESGQVPAEEDNEVKTKSREFADVNVEVKGLNEKDHYAFSQPESGQVLLTVRGESPYIDTLSAKDFQVYVDASTAENGENLLVVTVEGPENVTWTVSSPSVTVDVVRA from the coding sequence ATGGATAAAATGATGAATAGCCCTTGGTTTTTGAGAATCACTGCGCTACTTCTTGCCATGCTTTTGTTCTTGACAATTAAATCCGATGAAGAAAGCTTGAATGCATCAACGAACGGGAACATGACGGATATTATTCGCGATGTGCCGGTGGAAGTCTATTATGATGATGAGAACTTAGTGGTCACGGGAGTTCCAGAAACAGTTGATGTAACGATAGAAGGACCTACGTCGATTGTACAATCAGCAAAACAGTTGCAAGATTTCACCGTCTTTGTGGATTTACGCAATTTGAATATGGGTCAGCATAATGTCATGCTCCAAGTGGAGAACGTGTCAGAAAAACTTGAAGTCACCTTAGATCCTTCTTATATCGAAGTGAGTATTGAAGAGAAAATAACCCGGGAAATGCGGGTAGATGCTGAATTTAACGAACGATTGCTGGCTGAAGACTTTATCGTGACGGGCATGAAAACGAACCCTGAACGTGTATTGATAACGGGAGCGAAAAGTGTAGTTGAAAGCATCAGTTTTGTAAAAGCAACTGTCGGGGGAGAGCCAGGACTCAATAAAACATTTACGCAAGAAGCGAGCGTAAAAGTATTGGATAAGGATTTATCCAAATTGAATGTGACCATTGAACCTGCTCAAGTGGACGTCACGGTTAACATTGAAGAATATAGCAAAGAGGTACCCATTGCTTTAAGGCAAATCGGGCCACCTAAAGAAGGCGTAATAATTAATGATTTAACGCCATCATTTGAGTATGTACGTGTGTACGGAAACCGAGCGGTTGTCGATGCATTGGAGTCAATCAAGGTGGACGTAGATGTGAGTAAGCTTGAAGAATCAAAAGAACTCGCATTGAAATTACCGGTACCTAAAGGTGTGTCGAGACTTTCTGAATCTCAACTGGAAGTACTTGTTGATGTGACACCAGCACCTAAAGAAGAGTCGGTGGAAGAGTCCGGCCAAGTGCCAGCTGAAGAAGATAACGAAGTTAAAACAAAATCCCGTGAATTCGCGGATGTTAATGTAGAAGTCAAAGGGTTGAATGAAAAGGATCATTACGCATTCAGCCAACCTGAAAGTGGTCAAGTCCTCTTGACTGTACGAGGAGAAAGTCCATATATTGACACCTTGAGTGCGAAGGATTTTCAAGTATATGTAGATGCAAGCACAGCTGAAAACGGTGAAAATCTTTTGGTTGTCACCGTTGAAGGTCCTGAAAACGTGACTTGGACGGTGTCTTCACCTTCTGTCACAGTGGATGTCGTGCGAGCTTAA
- the glmM gene encoding phosphoglucosamine mutase produces MGKYFGTDGVRGVANSELTPELAFKLGRIGGYVLTKEATSRPKVLIGRDTRISGHMLEGALVAGLLSVGAEVMRLGVISTPGVSYLTRVMSAEAGVMISASHNPVADNGIKFFGSDGFKLSDEQEAEIEALIDTEVDELPRPVGGNLGSVTDYFEGGQKYISYLKQTLDEDFVGIHVALDCAHGSTSSLATHVFADLDADLSTMGASPNGLNINEGVGSTHPEVLAKFVVDKGAHVGLAFDGDGDRLIAVDEKGQIVDGDQIMYICAKHLHSEGRLKHDTVVSTVMSNMGFYKALESHGMSSVQTAVGDRYVVEEMKNNGYNLGGEQSGHIVFLDYNTTGDGLLTGLQLVNIMKITGKKLSELAAEMTIFPQKLVNVRVTDKHGVTDNAKVAAVIAEVEQEMAGNGRVLVRPSGTEPLVRVMVEASTQEDCERYVERIAEVVRTEMGLAE; encoded by the coding sequence ATGGGTAAATATTTTGGAACTGATGGGGTACGAGGCGTTGCGAATAGCGAGCTTACACCAGAATTAGCATTTAAATTAGGTCGTATCGGTGGATACGTTTTAACAAAAGAAGCTACAAGTCGTCCGAAAGTTTTGATTGGACGTGATACACGTATCTCCGGTCATATGCTGGAAGGTGCACTGGTTGCTGGTCTTTTATCTGTAGGTGCAGAAGTTATGCGTTTAGGCGTCATCAGTACGCCAGGTGTTTCTTACTTAACGCGTGTGATGAGTGCTGAAGCGGGCGTCATGATTTCAGCTTCACATAACCCGGTTGCAGATAATGGAATCAAATTCTTTGGTTCTGATGGCTTCAAACTTTCTGATGAACAAGAAGCGGAAATCGAAGCGCTTATTGATACAGAAGTGGATGAATTGCCACGCCCGGTTGGCGGCAATTTAGGATCTGTTACGGACTACTTTGAAGGTGGACAAAAATACATCAGTTACTTAAAGCAAACGTTGGATGAAGATTTTGTTGGCATCCATGTTGCTTTGGACTGCGCACATGGCTCTACTTCTTCTTTAGCAACTCATGTTTTTGCTGACCTGGATGCGGATCTTTCCACGATGGGTGCATCACCGAACGGTTTGAACATTAACGAAGGTGTCGGATCTACTCACCCTGAAGTATTGGCTAAGTTTGTCGTTGACAAAGGAGCTCATGTAGGGCTTGCGTTTGATGGAGACGGCGATCGTCTGATTGCAGTGGATGAAAAAGGTCAAATCGTAGATGGCGATCAAATTATGTACATTTGTGCGAAGCACTTGCATAGTGAAGGCCGTTTGAAGCACGATACAGTTGTTTCTACAGTTATGAGTAACATGGGCTTCTATAAGGCGCTTGAATCTCATGGTATGAGTAGCGTGCAAACAGCGGTTGGTGATCGATATGTTGTCGAGGAAATGAAAAACAATGGCTACAATTTAGGTGGAGAACAATCAGGACACATCGTGTTCCTGGATTATAATACAACAGGTGATGGTTTACTAACGGGTCTTCAATTGGTGAACATCATGAAAATTACAGGCAAGAAGCTGTCTGAACTTGCAGCTGAAATGACGATTTTCCCACAAAAACTTGTGAATGTACGTGTCACGGACAAACATGGCGTAACGGATAATGCAAAAGTGGCGGCAGTCATTGCGGAAGTTGAGCAAGAAATGGCTGGCAATGGCCGCGTGTTGGTACGTCCTTCCGGTACTGAACCATTGGTGCGTGTCATGGTTGAAGCGTCAACGCAAGAAGATTGCGAACGATATGTGGAACGCATTGCTGAAGTTGTGCGTACTGAAATGGGACTAGCAGAATAA
- a CDS encoding Lrp/AsnC family transcriptional regulator, with product MRLDATDKRILELLIANGRLSYVDIGKELNLSRVAVRERVHQLQEAGVIERFTVVINSEKVGKSVSGFFEVDCEPSSLVEVAEKLADNPSVASCYQMTGPSTLHMHVLVDDFSNLEKFINEELYALEGITRVESHILLRRFKSRSGLKL from the coding sequence ATGCGTTTAGATGCTACAGATAAACGTATTTTAGAATTATTGATTGCTAATGGACGCTTATCGTATGTAGATATAGGTAAAGAATTGAACTTATCACGCGTTGCTGTGCGCGAACGTGTACACCAGTTGCAAGAAGCGGGAGTCATTGAACGTTTCACGGTGGTAATCAACTCGGAGAAAGTTGGTAAAAGTGTATCTGGCTTCTTTGAAGTGGACTGTGAACCATCTTCGCTTGTGGAAGTGGCTGAAAAACTTGCTGATAACCCTAGTGTTGCGAGCTGTTATCAAATGACCGGACCTTCAACCCTGCATATGCATGTCTTGGTGGATGATTTCTCCAATCTAGAAAAGTTCATCAACGAAGAATTGTACGCATTGGAAGGCATTACGCGTGTGGAAAGCCACATATTATTAAGACGCTTCAAGAGCCGAAGCGGATTAAAACTATAA
- the nikB gene encoding nickel ABC transporter permease yields MIALIVRRGIQLVFLLLGISFLVFSSMYIAPGDPATMVGGPTATETDLEAIRDNLGLNDPFLVQYGRYLKHAAQGDFGYSYQSKQAVSEAISIRFPNTLKLAIASMIVAVVIGIFAGLISALKHNSWLDVTSTTFALAGISIPNFWLGTLLILVFAVNLQWLPVGGLSEPFYTVGGFKQLILPAITLGTGSAAMIARMARSSMLEVIKADYVRTARAKGVKERNVIWIHTLKNAMIPVITVIGLNFGFLLGGTIITEKVFAINGVGRLMIDSIAMRDFPMVQGSVLLVATLFVVVNLIVDIVYTFIDPRISYD; encoded by the coding sequence ATGATAGCTTTGATTGTCAGAAGAGGGATACAACTGGTTTTTTTATTACTAGGAATTTCCTTTCTTGTCTTTTCATCCATGTACATAGCTCCTGGCGACCCAGCCACGATGGTGGGCGGACCTACGGCGACTGAAACCGATTTGGAAGCCATCCGAGATAATCTTGGCTTAAATGATCCATTCCTTGTTCAATATGGAAGGTATTTAAAACATGCAGCTCAAGGGGATTTTGGTTATTCCTATCAGTCAAAGCAAGCTGTTTCAGAGGCTATATCAATCCGTTTTCCAAATACACTAAAACTTGCGATTGCCAGTATGATTGTTGCGGTAGTCATTGGGATATTTGCAGGGTTGATATCAGCACTCAAACATAATTCATGGCTGGATGTCACGTCAACCACGTTTGCGCTTGCTGGCATTTCCATTCCGAACTTTTGGTTAGGTACACTGTTAATTTTAGTGTTTGCAGTAAATCTGCAATGGCTTCCGGTAGGTGGACTTTCCGAACCTTTTTACACGGTTGGCGGCTTCAAACAATTGATTTTACCGGCAATTACTCTTGGTACGGGCTCCGCAGCTATGATTGCACGAATGGCGAGGTCTTCCATGCTTGAAGTGATTAAAGCTGATTACGTTAGGACAGCAAGGGCGAAAGGTGTGAAAGAACGAAACGTCATTTGGATTCACACGCTGAAAAATGCCATGATTCCAGTCATTACAGTCATCGGACTTAACTTTGGATTTTTGCTAGGGGGAACAATCATTACTGAAAAAGTATTCGCCATCAATGGTGTAGGAAGGTTAATGATTGATTCAATCGCAATGAGAGATTTCCCTATGGTTCAAGGATCTGTGCTGTTAGTGGCCACTCTGTTTGTGGTCGTAAATTTAATCGTAGATATTGTTTATACCTTTATCGATCCACGTATCAGCTACGACTGA
- a CDS encoding ABC transporter permease, protein MTNAILTTEKRLPVVKKKEKVYMTTLKRLFKNKLAVAGLVIILLQIGMAVFAPLIAIHDPIKQNLVASELPMFSDGHWLGTDNYGRDVWARIVYGARISLLVGIMAVSLGLIGGGTLGLLGGYYKKLDGVIMRIVDLLFSFPGILLAMLIIAILGTNLVNVAIAISIWSIPTCARIVRGSVLSIKQKEYIMAMKSLGASDFRIMIRHILPNAFAPIIVFATMRMATAILSTAALSYLGLGAQPPTPEWGAMIAQGQDYMWTSPHLTIVPGVAIMLTVFAFNVVGDGLRDALDPNMDIQ, encoded by the coding sequence ATGACGAATGCAATCCTGACGACGGAGAAACGTTTGCCGGTTGTTAAGAAAAAAGAAAAAGTTTATATGACTACTTTAAAAAGATTGTTCAAAAATAAGTTAGCAGTTGCAGGATTGGTCATCATCCTTTTACAAATCGGAATGGCAGTTTTTGCACCACTTATTGCGATCCATGATCCCATCAAACAAAACTTGGTGGCAAGCGAATTGCCAATGTTTTCAGATGGCCATTGGTTAGGAACTGACAACTATGGACGGGATGTGTGGGCACGAATTGTCTACGGTGCACGAATTTCCTTGCTTGTAGGAATTATGGCCGTATCACTCGGTCTGATTGGGGGGGGCACGCTTGGATTGCTCGGCGGGTACTATAAAAAATTAGATGGCGTCATCATGCGCATTGTTGATTTATTGTTCTCGTTCCCAGGGATATTGCTAGCGATGTTGATTATCGCAATTTTGGGCACGAATTTGGTCAATGTCGCCATCGCAATCAGTATTTGGTCCATTCCAACATGTGCCCGTATTGTACGAGGCTCGGTTCTTTCCATTAAACAGAAAGAATACATCATGGCGATGAAGTCATTGGGCGCATCTGATTTTCGAATTATGATCCGTCACATTTTACCGAATGCATTCGCACCGATCATTGTATTCGCGACGATGCGAATGGCTACGGCGATATTATCCACAGCTGCACTCAGTTATTTAGGACTGGGCGCTCAGCCTCCCACACCTGAGTGGGGGGCCATGATTGCACAAGGTCAAGATTATATGTGGACGTCGCCTCATTTAACGATCGTCCCAGGTGTTGCCATCATGTTGACGGTTTTTGCATTCAATGTTGTCGGTGATGGATTGCGGGATGCGTTAGATCCGAATATGGATATTCAATAA
- a CDS encoding glutathione ABC transporter substrate-binding protein — protein sequence MKRIVWYSIMLMVMLVLAACSGESASAPKDSDGKSSGGTASNETFTYASTSDAVGLSPILMNDAVSANITEHVYEQLFTRNGDTQEFEPLLAESYENPDENTWVIKLKEGIKFHDGTPFNAEAVKYTFDKLRDPATAAPRASLLEPVDTITVLDEHTVEIKTKYPYGPFLAALSHTNAAIVSPTADKKQDLMKDPVGTGPFKFVSWTPGDKVELEANEEYWDGAPELKKVMLKVVPEISTAISMLQTGEVQFIDNLPTEQVKRLESMDNINIEKKDGTSVYYLTFNHSLERNQDAEFRKAVALAVDRDAFVSKLNGLGVRSDSVIGPQVFGFDESADKAGTAYDVEAAKALVKKNGYGDKPIKLLTANRDNFILMAEIVQAQLTEAGFKVEIESMEWATFLDTARAGDYDLTFLSWSNVTGDGSELLYPNFHSDNVGSSNRSQYSNPEFDELVVQSRTTIDQDERLQILDEANHLMIDENVVIPMYHGIVTAALDKNYSGLEIDPNGKWSLKKVSRK from the coding sequence ATGAAGAGAATAGTATGGTACTCAATCATGTTAATGGTAATGCTTGTACTTGCAGCTTGCTCGGGGGAATCCGCATCAGCACCTAAAGATTCTGATGGGAAATCAAGTGGTGGAACTGCAAGTAATGAAACATTCACATATGCATCGACTTCAGATGCTGTCGGGTTATCACCGATCTTAATGAACGACGCAGTATCCGCGAATATCACGGAGCATGTCTATGAGCAACTATTTACTCGTAACGGAGATACACAGGAATTTGAACCTTTGCTTGCTGAATCATATGAAAACCCTGATGAAAACACATGGGTCATTAAATTAAAAGAAGGCATCAAATTCCACGATGGCACACCTTTTAATGCTGAAGCAGTAAAATATACATTTGATAAACTTCGCGATCCAGCAACTGCTGCACCACGTGCATCATTATTGGAACCGGTTGATACGATTACAGTATTAGACGAACACACGGTTGAAATTAAAACAAAATATCCGTATGGACCGTTCTTAGCGGCTTTATCACATACAAATGCAGCGATTGTCAGCCCGACTGCCGACAAGAAACAAGACTTAATGAAAGATCCAGTTGGAACGGGTCCATTCAAGTTTGTTAGTTGGACACCTGGAGATAAAGTTGAATTAGAAGCAAATGAAGAATATTGGGATGGGGCACCGGAATTAAAGAAAGTAATGCTAAAAGTCGTTCCGGAAATTTCAACTGCGATTTCCATGCTACAAACAGGGGAAGTTCAATTTATCGATAATTTACCAACAGAGCAAGTGAAGCGATTGGAATCAATGGATAACATCAATATTGAAAAGAAAGATGGTACGAGTGTTTATTACTTAACGTTCAACCATTCACTTGAGAGAAACCAAGATGCTGAGTTCCGTAAAGCAGTTGCATTAGCAGTAGACCGTGATGCATTTGTTTCGAAACTGAATGGTTTAGGTGTAAGAAGTGATAGTGTTATCGGGCCGCAAGTATTCGGCTTTGATGAATCTGCAGACAAAGCGGGAACAGCGTATGATGTTGAAGCGGCAAAAGCCTTAGTTAAGAAAAATGGATACGGGGACAAACCAATAAAATTATTAACTGCTAATCGCGACAATTTCATCTTAATGGCTGAAATCGTACAAGCTCAATTAACTGAAGCAGGATTCAAAGTAGAGATTGAATCGATGGAATGGGCAACATTCTTGGATACAGCTCGCGCGGGAGACTATGACCTTACTTTCTTGAGTTGGTCAAATGTAACGGGAGATGGTTCTGAATTATTATATCCGAACTTCCATAGTGATAACGTTGGTTCATCTAACCGTTCTCAATACAGCAATCCGGAATTTGACGAACTGGTTGTTCAATCTCGTACAACGATTGACCAGGATGAGCGTTTGCAAATTCTAGATGAAGCCAATCATTTAATGATTGATGAAAATGTTGTCATCCCAATGTATCACGGGATTGTTACGGCAGCGCTGGATAAAAATTATTCTGGTCTTGAAATTGATCCAAATGGTAAGTGGTCCTTGAAAAAAGTTTCAAGAAAGTAG
- a CDS encoding ABC transporter ATP-binding protein, with protein sequence METLLEVNHLVTEFRTADGNVQAVRDVSFSIAKGETLCIVGESGCGKSITSLSVIGLLPSNGKIAGGEVKYEGKPIHNLPYEEMRKMRGTKISMIFQEPMTALNPVLTVGYQLREPLILHHKVSKSEATKQGIELLKQVSIPYPEKRMNQYPHELSGGMRQRVMIAIALACHPGLLIADEPTTALDVTIQAQILDLINDLKEKLNMGVMMITHDMGVVAEVADRVMVMYAGKKVEEGTVTEIFDHPKHPYTIGLLNSVPNIDDPDFELEPIPGSLPSLQEHIQGCRFHPRCKFATDKCRELTPPEFKTDEGHVVSCWLHEEVEEVKHGHLVAQI encoded by the coding sequence ATGGAGACATTACTCGAAGTGAATCACTTGGTAACCGAATTTCGCACAGCGGACGGCAACGTCCAAGCTGTGCGGGATGTCTCCTTTTCCATTGCGAAAGGGGAGACGCTTTGTATCGTTGGTGAATCAGGCTGCGGGAAAAGTATTACGTCCCTATCTGTCATTGGACTGCTTCCGAGTAATGGAAAGATCGCAGGCGGAGAAGTGAAGTACGAAGGAAAGCCGATTCATAATCTACCATACGAAGAAATGAGAAAAATGCGTGGCACGAAAATTTCAATGATTTTCCAAGAACCGATGACCGCATTGAATCCAGTATTGACGGTGGGGTACCAATTGCGTGAACCACTCATTTTGCATCATAAAGTCAGCAAAAGTGAAGCGACGAAACAAGGCATAGAGTTATTGAAGCAAGTCAGCATTCCCTATCCGGAGAAACGTATGAATCAATACCCACATGAACTGAGTGGGGGGATGAGACAACGAGTCATGATTGCCATTGCCCTCGCCTGCCATCCTGGCCTGCTCATTGCAGATGAACCAACTACTGCATTGGACGTCACCATTCAGGCTCAAATTTTGGATTTAATTAATGACCTTAAAGAAAAATTGAATATGGGCGTTATGATGATTACCCATGATATGGGCGTTGTCGCTGAAGTTGCTGACCGTGTGATGGTCATGTATGCAGGTAAAAAAGTGGAGGAAGGCACGGTCACTGAAATATTTGATCATCCAAAACATCCGTATACAATTGGCTTGCTGAATTCAGTTCCGAACATTGATGATCCTGATTTTGAGTTGGAACCGATTCCTGGGTCCCTTCCGAGTTTACAGGAACACATCCAAGGATGTCGTTTCCATCCGCGATGTAAATTTGCGACTGATAAATGCCGGGAACTGACACCACCTGAATTTAAAACGGATGAAGGACATGTCGTCAGTTGTTGGTTGCACGAAGAAGTGGAGGAGGTTAAGCATGGTCACCTTGTCGCCCAAATCTGA
- a CDS encoding dipeptide ABC transporter ATP-binding protein: MVTLSPKSDPKILLELRGVKKYFPIKGGILKRVQGHVKAVEDVSLQLFEGESLGVVGESGCGKSTLGRAILGLEELTEGKIHFRDEEIQDLKRKEKLKFVKEMQMIFQDPYASLNPRQRIGHALEEVFTMHTNMSAKEKRASVLDLLQEVGLKEEHFERYPHEFSGGQRQRIGIARAIALNPSFVICDEAVSALDVSVQAQVLKLLKSLQEKYQLSYLFISHDLGVVRYFCDRVLVMYLGNTVELGTVKDLFANPLHPYTQALLSAIPRPSVQKNTKRIRLQGDLPNPANPPSGCPFHTRCPIAQEVCKVDKPAWQEVEPAHFAACHFSGTKI, translated from the coding sequence ATGGTCACCTTGTCGCCCAAATCTGATCCGAAAATTCTCCTTGAGTTAAGAGGCGTGAAAAAGTATTTTCCTATTAAAGGCGGTATTTTGAAACGCGTTCAAGGCCACGTGAAAGCTGTAGAAGATGTGTCACTTCAATTGTTTGAAGGGGAAAGTCTGGGAGTGGTTGGCGAATCGGGCTGTGGAAAATCAACTCTGGGTAGAGCCATTTTAGGACTGGAAGAATTGACGGAAGGAAAAATCCATTTTCGTGACGAAGAAATACAAGATTTAAAACGTAAAGAAAAATTGAAATTCGTCAAAGAAATGCAGATGATTTTCCAAGATCCATATGCGTCCCTAAATCCACGCCAACGTATCGGTCATGCATTGGAAGAAGTATTTACAATGCATACAAACATGTCTGCAAAAGAAAAACGAGCGAGTGTATTGGATTTACTACAAGAAGTCGGATTGAAAGAAGAACATTTTGAACGGTATCCGCATGAATTCAGTGGCGGACAACGGCAACGAATCGGCATTGCGCGTGCGATTGCCTTGAATCCTTCTTTTGTCATTTGTGATGAAGCGGTTTCGGCTTTGGATGTTTCAGTCCAGGCACAAGTGTTAAAATTATTGAAGTCGCTACAAGAAAAATACCAGCTGTCGTACTTATTTATTTCTCATGACCTGGGCGTTGTCCGTTATTTCTGTGATCGGGTCTTGGTTATGTATCTGGGCAACACGGTGGAGCTCGGCACGGTAAAAGATTTGTTTGCTAATCCATTGCACCCGTACACGCAGGCTCTGCTATCCGCTATTCCGAGGCCATCTGTTCAAAAAAATACTAAACGGATTCGTTTGCAGGGCGATTTGCCAAATCCGGCAAACCCTCCTAGTGGATGTCCATTTCACACACGTTGTCCGATTGCGCAGGAAGTATGCAAAGTCGACAAACCGGCTTGGCAAGAAGTAGAACCAGCTCATTTTGCTGCTTGTCATTTTTCAGGAACAAAAATTTAA